The Microlunatus soli genome contains the following window.
ACCAGCCGAGCAGCCAGATCGGGGCGGTGAACTCCAACAGTGAGGCGGTCCCGACGGGCAGGTAGCGGATGGCGTTGAAGTAGCAGAGTTGCGCGCCGCCGGTGGCCGTCACGCCGTAGCCGATCAGTCGCAGCACCGCTCGCCCGGTCGGGTGCCAACGGCGGAGGGCGAGCACCGCCGGCAATAGCAGGACCAGGCCCGCTCCGCCGAGTCGGAGCAGCGTCACCGCTGCGGAGGACCAGCCGAGATCGAGCAGCGGGTGCGCCAGCGACCCGGCCGTTCCGTAGGCCGTCGCCGAGATCACCGCGAGCACGATGCCGTCTCTGCGGAGGTGCGCAGCCGGGTGCAGGTCGAGCGACACAGACACACCTCCGTACGGGCGCCCTCGATGACCGCCGGGATCACCGACGATGAACATGTCAGGGGTAAAGGGATAGATTGGACGTGACACTACCGGGACGAGCTGACAGGAGTCAATGTGCTTTTTGCCCATGACACCACCACGGCACTGGCCTGGCTGGCGGCCCTGGTGAACACCGAGCTCGAGGGCGAGGAGCAGCTGAACACGCCGGCGGACCTGGATGACCTCCTGACCACCTGGTCGATGTCGGGTCGGCGGCTGGGCACTCGTGCCGAGCTGGCGGAGGTCCGGGCCGTCCGGTCACGCATCGCCACCGCCTGGGACGCGACCGAGCCGGCCGAACTGGCGGCGATCGCCAATGAGCTCTTCGCCGATCATGCCGGCCGTCCCTGCCTGACCCGGCACGATCAGCAGGACTGGCACCTGCATCTCACCGATTCCGAGGCGCCGGTGGCCAGCCGGATCGGTTCCGAGGCCGCCCTGGCACTGACCGACCTGATCCGGGCGGACGGGCTCGATCGACTGCAGCGCTGCATCGCCGATGACTGTACGGCGGTGTTCGTCGACCTGACCAAGAACAGGTCGCGGCGGTTCTGTGAGACGGGCAACTGCGCCAATCGGGCCCACGTCGCCGCCTATCGGCGCCGCCGCCGAGCCGCCCACGAGTCCTGAGGCCGTGCCGGCCGAGGCTGTCGGATTATTCCAAGACCGCTGCCGGATCCCCCGGTTGACTGGCTGCATGACTCAGACTCACGACGAACAACAGACCGCAGGGGCCGCCGCGGCATCGGTCGCGATGTTCACCATCGACTGCGCCGACCCGGCTCCGTTGCTCGACTTCTACTCCCGCTTCCTCGGGCTGACCATCGCCTACCAGGACGAGAACGTCGGCATGCTCACCGGTCCGAACGGGCCCGCCATCGGCTTCGGCAAGGTCGACAACTTCACCGCGCCGTCCTGGCCGGACGACAACAGCGACAAGCAGTTCCACCTCGATCTGAAGGTCGACGACGTCGACGTCGCAGCCAAGAAGGCGGTAGAACTCGGCGCCACCCTCCCCGATCATCAGCCCGGAGAGACCTGGCGGGTGCTCCTCGACCCGGCGGGGCATCCGTTCTGCCTCACGGTCTGGAAGATGTAGGAGTCTGCTGGCTGGCTGGCTGGCTGGCGCGGACTCGGTGGGTGGCTGCCGTTCGGTGCGGCCGAGAGGGCTCCCGCCCTCGAAGCCTCACCCCTGCTCGCAAGCTCGCAGGGCTGAGTTTCAAACGCCCCGACCCACCCTGAGCCCTCTCGGCCGCACCGAACGGCAGGCCTGCTGGGCCGCCCACCTTCGGTGTCGCTGAAACTGCCCGCCTAGCCGCCCCGTCTTCGGTGCCGGCCAAGCGGCCCGCCTTCGGCGTCAGTTCCAGGGAGGCGGTCTCGAAGTGCTGCCCGTCCCGCCGGGCCGAGGGGTTGTTGAAGGGCCTGGGCCGTCTCGGGTCAGGTGCGGTGGGGGTCGAAGGCGGCGACCCGGCCGATGACGACGGTGGCGGGGGCGCCGAGACCTTCTCGGGTGGCGGCGTCGGCGATGGCGGAGAGGTCGGCGCGCAGGACGCGCATCGAGGCCATGGTGCCGTCGGCGATCACGGCGGCGGGCGTGGTCGGCTCCAGGCCGTTGATGATCAAGGTCTCGGCGATCGCCGCCAGGTTGGCCATGCCCATCATGATCACCAGCGTGGTGCCGGAGCGGGCGAGGGCCGGCCAGTCGATGGTCGAGCGGGGATCTCCCGGGGGTACGTGGCCGGTCACCGCGCTGAATCCCTGGGACAGGGTGCGATGAGTGATCGGGATCCCGGCGGCGGCGGGGGCGGCGGTCGCCGATGTGACGCCAGGGATGACCGTTACCGGGATGCCGGCGGCGGCGCAGGCCTGCCACTCCTCCCCGCCCCGACCGAACACGAAGCCGTCGCCGCCCTTGAATCGGACGACCTTGTTCCCGGCGCGGGCACGGTCGATCAAGAGGTCCTCGATCGACCGCTGCTCGGCTCCCGGACCGCGAGGGATCTTGCCGACATCGATGATCTCGACGCCGTCGCGGGCCTGCTCGAGAGCCGCGAGCGGAGCCAGCCGGTCGGCCGCGATCACATCGGCCTCCTTGATCGCCTGCAGTCCGGCGACCGTCAGCAGGCCAGGGTCACCCGGGCCGCCGCCGACCAGGAAGACCTCGCCGGTCGATCCGGGCGTTGAGGTCGACGCGGAGGTGGCACCTGTGCTGCTGCCCTCCGGCTCGCAGCGCAGCACACCATGATCATCGGCCCACCGAGACGCGAGGACGGCGTCCGGTGTGCCCGGCTCGACGACTACCACCAGAGCGGTGCCGTCCAGGTCGCTGCGATCCAGTCCGGCAGTGATCAGTCGCAGTCGGCGACGTTCGGCCAGGTCGACGACGGCGCTGCTCACCTGCGCTGCGGCGACCAGGAGGTCGGCGCCGGCCTCGAGCAGTGCGGTGATGATGCCGAGGGAACCACTGCCTCGGATCCCTGCACTGGTGGTCCCGACCACGGCGACTCGCCGACCACCGACCTCGAATCCGCGCCATGCGCCCATCTGCTGCTCCACCACGTCGACATGCCCGGACCGGTCGCCGGGCCCTGCACATTGTTCCGTACCACGTCGCCGATCCCGGCCACTGTCCGCTCAGTCGGACCCAGTGATCCGACGGTTGCTCCTCCGCGGGCACCGTGCCCTCGTCCTGCGGCTTATGATTTCGAACTATTTCGTTGTCTGATCGAAATGTCTGGCGGGGCTCCAGGTGAGTCGAAATGCGGGCTTCTGAGGGCCCCGGAGACGTCCCGGACGAAGGCGGAGGGGCAGCGTCAATCGATTCACCTACAGACCAGAAGCAGACTGACACTCCTAGTCAGAGGGAATATGAGCAGTCGGCGGTGATGTCGCGACCGATCAGCGAGGCCGGTGGGTGTCGACAACCTGAGTCGGACTGCTGGACGCCGAACCCCACCCGTTGACAACTCAACGAAGGAGGCTCATTCTTGTCCTTGGCGATCAGATTCGGTTCTCGCAGCAACCGACGTTCGCAAAGTTTCGTTCAGAGTCGAGCAGCGACCCGCCCTCGTGCAGCGGGTTCGGAAGGAAGATCATGACAACTCCGATCACGGGTCGTTCAGTCTCCCGTCGGGGATTCCTCGGCGCGGCAGCAGGAGTCGGCCTGGCCGGCGCCGGCGTGCTGACCGGGTGCAACCGCGCGGCCAGCAGCTCCGGCGGATCCGGTGGCGGCGCCAAGCCGATCAAGTTCTGGAACATGCCCTGGGGCAATACCGAGTTCAACGTCCTGGACAAGAAGATCACCACCGATTACAAGCCCGCAGGCGGACTCGGTGCGGCCACCTACCAGATCATCCAGTGGGCCAACTTCACCCAGACGTTCTCGTCCGCGGTCGCCTCCAACACCGGTCCCGCGGTCAGCTCCGGTGGCGGCACCCAGGCGTTCCAGTTCGAAGCGCAGGGCAAGATCGCCTACGCCGACGACCTGCTGGAGTCCTGGAAGAAGAACGGTCTCTACGACGACTTCCTGCCCGGGCTGATCGACACCATGAAGGTGGAGAAGGGGTATGCGGCCGTCCCGTACAACCTCGACATGCGCGTGCTCTGGTACAACACCGCGCTGCTGAAGAAGGCCGACGCCGAGCCGCCGAAGGACTGGCAGGGTTTCCTGGACACCTGCGCAGCGCTGAAGAAGATCAACGTGTACGGCTACGGCACTGCAGCTGGCGCCGGCGCCTTCACCGGGAGCCACATCCTGGTCAGCTGGATGATCAACAACGGCGGTGGCCTGTTCGACGCCGGACACCAGCCGGAGATGGTCACCCCGGCCAACATCGAGGCGATCGAGTTCGTCCTGGAGTGTGTCAAGAAGGGTTACGTCGATCCGGCCAGCCCGACCTACACCAGCGACAACGCACAGTCCCAGTGGAAGGCCAAGAAGTACGGCATGGGCTTCGATACCGCGGGACTGGCCAACAACGTCGGCGGCACCGTCGCCAAGGACCTGACGGTCGGCAGCCCGCTGACCAGCCCGGCCGGGAAGAAGGGCGCGCTCTACTTCCCGAACAACATCATGATGTACACCAACACCCCGAGCCAGAAGGGTTCGGAGGCGTTCCTCACCTACTACTACAAGAACATGGCCCCGCTGTGGACCAAGAACACCGGCATCGGGTTGCCGCCGTTGACCTCGATCACCAAGACCGACGGATTCCGCAAGGACGCCAATGCGGTCAAGGCGATCGAGGAGTGGCAGCCGATCTCCAAGACCTGGGCCGCTCCCGGCTCGGATGCGCTGTTCCTCGGCGTCACCACCGTTGACGGCACACCGGCGATGGACACCTTCGCCCAGTCCGTGCTCGGCGGCAAGACCACCGCGAAGGCTGCCCTGACCAAGCTGCAGGACGCCACCGCGAAGGCGATCAAGGCACAGGGCTGATGTCGGGACAGGCTCTCCCCGGTGGGTTGCAGAAGGCCCGCCGGGGCGTCGGTGTCCGCGGTAGCGGTCGTCCGCTGCCGACCACACCCCGGCGCAAGAATCATCGCGGCGCGTTGACCCTGCTGCTGTTCGCGCTGCCATCGTTGATCCTGTTGTTGTTGATCAATCTCTACCCGCTGCTGTACGCCGGCATGCAGTCGGTCCGCGCCGGCAACCTGATCAACCTGGGCAAGTTCGTCGGGCTGACCAACTACGTCGACGTGTTGAGCACACCGGAGTTCTGGAACTCGGCACTGTTCACGTTGATCTTCACCGTGACCGGTGTCTTCGGCAGTTGGGCCGTCGGTCTGGCGCTGGCGATGCTGTTGCGGACCAGGATTCCGGCCGGTGGTCTGTTCAAGGTGCTGCTATTGCTGCCTTGGGTTGTCCCGGTGGTGGTGTCGGCGACGTCCTGGAACTGGCTGGTCGCGACCCCGCAGAGCCCGTTGCCACGGCTGGCTGAGGCGATCGGCTTCGGCAACGTGTTGTTCCTGGCCGATCCGACGCTGGCCAAGATCACCGTCTGCATCTTCAAGGTCTGGATCAGCTTCCCGTTCATGATGATGATGATGAGCTCGGCGCTGGCCTCGGTCGATGTCAACGTGTACGAGGCCGCCAAGGTCGACGGTGCGACCGGCTGGCAGTCGTTCCGTTCGATCACGATGCCGTTGATCGCCCGATCCACCTACATCAGCTGGATCCTGATGACGATCTTCTGCGTGAACGACTTCCCGACGATCTTCCTGCTCACCGGTGGCGGTCCGGTCAACGCGACCACATCCCTTGTGGTGATGGCATATCGCACCGTCTTCCAGAATTTCCAGACCGGACCCGGTGTGGCCATCGCGTTCCTGATGACGTTGGTTCTGGTGATCGTCTCGGTCGTGCTCTACCGCCAGATCCGGAAGGTGAACATCGAATGACCGACACGATGCTGCAAGCTCCGCCGGCCGCACAGCCGATGGTCCCACCGACCCGGACCCGCTCCATGGACGAACGCGGCAAGTGGTGGCGGTTCGTGCTGATCCTGGTGATCACCGCGATCGTGATCATCCCGATCGTCGCGGTCGGCTACCTCTCGCTGCGGCCGGGTCTGGGCAGTTCGGCGACCGGCCCGACCTTGGAGAACTTCGCCACCGTCTTCAGTCAGACCCACATCGACTACTGGCTGGAGAACAGCCTGGGTGTCACGATCGTGACGGTGGTCGTCGCCGTCGGTGTCGCCGCGCCGGCCGGCTACGTGCTGTCCCGGGTCCGCAACAGGCTCGTCTCGGGCTACTCGCTGGTGTTGTTCATCGTCCAGTCGCTGCCGGTGGTGACAGCAGTGATCCCGCTGTTCATCCTGTTCTCCAAGCTCAATCTGGTCGACAACCTCGGTGGCGTCACGATCGTCTATGTCGGTTCGACGCTCTCGGTTGCGACCTGGATGTTGGCCGCCTACTACGACTCGATCCCGATCTCCTTGGAGGAGGCGGCCTGGATGGACGGCTGCTCGCTGTTCGGCGGTTTCCTCCGGGTGGTGCTGCGGAACGCGTTGCCGGGCATCCTGTCGACGGCGATCTTCTGCTTCCTGCTGGCCTGGAACGACTACCTGATCGCGGTGGTCTTCCTGCGTTCGGAGTTGAACTACACGCTGCCGGTCGGCCTGGAGACCTTCTTCCAGCAGAACGCCACCAACTGGGGCCTGGTGATGGCCGTCGCGGTGATCATGATGTTGCCGCCGGTGATCTTGTTCGCTGCACTGAACAAGTACTTCAGCGTCGGCGGCATCGGGGGTGCTCTTGCCGGTCGATGAGCGCTCCACGCTATCCCGGATCGCGGCCGACGCCGAGGTGTCCACCTCGACGGTCTCGAAGGTGCTCAACGGTCGCACCGGAGTCTCCGACGCGACCCGGGCCCGGGTGGAAGCGCTGCTGCACCGGCACGGATACCAGCGCCGCGGCCTGCGGGACACCGCGCCGCTGATCGAGCTGGTGTTCGTCCGCTACACCACCGCCTGGGCACCGGAGATCCAGCTCGGTGTGCAGCAGCTGGCACGGGCCCGAGGCCTCGGCGTCGTCGTCACCGAGGGCGGCAATCGGTCGTCGCCCGGGCCGGAGTGGCTGGACGGTGTCGTCCAGCGCAATCCGCTCGGCGTGATCCTGGTGTCGTCGGGGATCAGTTCACCGCAGGAACGGCAGCTGCATGCCCGCGGGATTCCCTACGTCCTGGTGGATCCCGCCGGCGATCCGGCACCTGGGGTGCCGGCGGTGGGGTCGGCCAACTGGAACGGCGGGATGCTGGCGACCCGGCATCTGCTGGCCCTCGGCCACCGCCGGATCGCAGTGATCGGTGGCCCGTCCCGACTGATGTGCTCGCGCGCCCGGTTGGCCGGCTATCGATCGGCGTTGGACGAGGCCGGGATCGCCGTCGACGAGCAGCTGATCGTGGAGGGGGATTTCGAACGGGACAGCGGTCTGCAGCTGGCCACCCGGTTGCTCGACCGGCTCGATCGACCGACCGCGATCTTCGCCTGCAACGACCTGATGGCGCTCGGCGTGTACGAGGCCGCCCGGCTGGCCGGATTGTCCATCCCCGATGATCTCTCCGTCGTCGGCTACGACGATCTGAACGTTGCCGGCTGGCTCGGCCCACCGCTGACCACCGTCCGGCAGCCGCTGAAGGAGATGGGGCAGCAGGCAACCCAGATCATCCTCGATGTCGATCTTGCCGAGCGGACCCCTCGGGTCGATCTGGCCACCGACCTGATCGTCCGCAGCAGCACCGCAGAACCGGCGACCGCGGTTGACCGGACTCAGCCGGCCGCCCCGCGGTCGGACTCCTCGATCGTCACCGAGATCGGATCACCGGCCCCGAGCCCGAGCTCGGCCAGCTGATCCTTGCGCAGGCCGAGCCAGCTGACACCGCCGTAGCTGGCCAGGGTGGTGGTGAATTCCAGCTTGCCCTCGGCGACCACCCGTACCGTCGCCCGGGCCCGGCCGAAGACGTCCTTGGCCAGGAACGGCAGCCGCAATGCGTGCCCACCACCGCCGGCGCTCTCCACGATTCCGTCGACCGTCTGCATCGGTCGATCATCTCACCTCAACGCACCGGTGCACCCGGCCCGAGCGGGATGCCCAGCGCCCACCACACCAGGAACAACACTGTCCAGGTCACGGTCATGCTGATCGCCAACGGGATCGTGTACGAAGCCAGCGTCCCGACCCCTGCGGACTTCCGGTAACGCTGCAGGAAGCCCAACGCCATCACGAAGTACGGGCTCATCGGCGTGATCGCCGTGGAGCCGGAGTCGGCGATCCGGAACAACGCCTGGGTGGTCTCGGCCGGGACGTGCAGCAGCAACATCATCGGCACCAGGATCGGGGCGGTCAGCGACCACATCGCCGATCCGCTGGTGACGAGCAGGTTGATGATCGTCAGGGCCAGCAGAATGCCGAGGAACAACACCACCGGCGGTGCGCCGAGGTCGCCGAGGGCGCGGGCTGAGGCAGCGGACACCAGATCCCCGACGCCGGTCCAGTCGAAGTACGCCAGGAACTGGGCGATCGCGAAGAACAGCACCAGCACCGGCGCCATCTGCCG
Protein-coding sequences here:
- a CDS encoding CGNR zinc finger domain-containing protein translates to MLFAHDTTTALAWLAALVNTELEGEEQLNTPADLDDLLTTWSMSGRRLGTRAELAEVRAVRSRIATAWDATEPAELAAIANELFADHAGRPCLTRHDQQDWHLHLTDSEAPVASRIGSEAALALTDLIRADGLDRLQRCIADDCTAVFVDLTKNRSRRFCETGNCANRAHVAAYRRRRRAAHES
- a CDS encoding carbohydrate ABC transporter permease, whose protein sequence is MTDTMLQAPPAAQPMVPPTRTRSMDERGKWWRFVLILVITAIVIIPIVAVGYLSLRPGLGSSATGPTLENFATVFSQTHIDYWLENSLGVTIVTVVVAVGVAAPAGYVLSRVRNRLVSGYSLVLFIVQSLPVVTAVIPLFILFSKLNLVDNLGGVTIVYVGSTLSVATWMLAAYYDSIPISLEEAAWMDGCSLFGGFLRVVLRNALPGILSTAIFCFLLAWNDYLIAVVFLRSELNYTLPVGLETFFQQNATNWGLVMAVAVIMMLPPVILFAALNKYFSVGGIGGALAGR
- a CDS encoding VOC family protein, which translates into the protein MTQTHDEQQTAGAAAASVAMFTIDCADPAPLLDFYSRFLGLTIAYQDENVGMLTGPNGPAIGFGKVDNFTAPSWPDDNSDKQFHLDLKVDDVDVAAKKAVELGATLPDHQPGETWRVLLDPAGHPFCLTVWKM
- a CDS encoding DUF1905 domain-containing protein; this encodes MQTVDGIVESAGGGGHALRLPFLAKDVFGRARATVRVVAEGKLEFTTTLASYGGVSWLGLRKDQLAELGLGAGDPISVTIEESDRGAAG
- a CDS encoding carbohydrate ABC transporter permease → MSGQALPGGLQKARRGVGVRGSGRPLPTTPRRKNHRGALTLLLFALPSLILLLLINLYPLLYAGMQSVRAGNLINLGKFVGLTNYVDVLSTPEFWNSALFTLIFTVTGVFGSWAVGLALAMLLRTRIPAGGLFKVLLLLPWVVPVVVSATSWNWLVATPQSPLPRLAEAIGFGNVLFLADPTLAKITVCIFKVWISFPFMMMMMSSALASVDVNVYEAAKVDGATGWQSFRSITMPLIARSTYISWILMTIFCVNDFPTIFLLTGGGPVNATTSLVVMAYRTVFQNFQTGPGVAIAFLMTLVLVIVSVVLYRQIRKVNIE
- a CDS encoding ABC transporter substrate-binding protein; translated protein: MTTPITGRSVSRRGFLGAAAGVGLAGAGVLTGCNRAASSSGGSGGGAKPIKFWNMPWGNTEFNVLDKKITTDYKPAGGLGAATYQIIQWANFTQTFSSAVASNTGPAVSSGGGTQAFQFEAQGKIAYADDLLESWKKNGLYDDFLPGLIDTMKVEKGYAAVPYNLDMRVLWYNTALLKKADAEPPKDWQGFLDTCAALKKINVYGYGTAAGAGAFTGSHILVSWMINNGGGLFDAGHQPEMVTPANIEAIEFVLECVKKGYVDPASPTYTSDNAQSQWKAKKYGMGFDTAGLANNVGGTVAKDLTVGSPLTSPAGKKGALYFPNNIMMYTNTPSQKGSEAFLTYYYKNMAPLWTKNTGIGLPPLTSITKTDGFRKDANAVKAIEEWQPISKTWAAPGSDALFLGVTTVDGTPAMDTFAQSVLGGKTTAKAALTKLQDATAKAIKAQG
- the cobA gene encoding uroporphyrinogen-III C-methyltransferase, coding for MVGGGPGDPGLLTVAGLQAIKEADVIAADRLAPLAALEQARDGVEIIDVGKIPRGPGAEQRSIEDLLIDRARAGNKVVRFKGGDGFVFGRGGEEWQACAAAGIPVTVIPGVTSATAAPAAAGIPITHRTLSQGFSAVTGHVPPGDPRSTIDWPALARSGTTLVIMMGMANLAAIAETLIINGLEPTTPAAVIADGTMASMRVLRADLSAIADAATREGLGAPATVVIGRVAAFDPHRT
- a CDS encoding LacI family DNA-binding transcriptional regulator, with the translated sequence MPVDERSTLSRIAADAEVSTSTVSKVLNGRTGVSDATRARVEALLHRHGYQRRGLRDTAPLIELVFVRYTTAWAPEIQLGVQQLARARGLGVVVTEGGNRSSPGPEWLDGVVQRNPLGVILVSSGISSPQERQLHARGIPYVLVDPAGDPAPGVPAVGSANWNGGMLATRHLLALGHRRIAVIGGPSRLMCSRARLAGYRSALDEAGIAVDEQLIVEGDFERDSGLQLATRLLDRLDRPTAIFACNDLMALGVYEAARLAGLSIPDDLSVVGYDDLNVAGWLGPPLTTVRQPLKEMGQQATQIILDVDLAERTPRVDLATDLIVRSSTAEPATAVDRTQPAAPRSDSSIVTEIGSPAPSPSSAS